One window of the Granulicella arctica genome contains the following:
- a CDS encoding nucleoside deaminase: MQQAIALATENVLSGRGGPFGAVIVRDGKVVATGANQVTATNDPTAHAEVVAIRNACTTLATFQLHGCQIYTSCEPCPMCLAAIYWAHCDAIFYGNTAADAADTGFDDGMLYTEMTRSHADRQKPITMLLRDEALSSFAAWKAHGTRIDY; encoded by the coding sequence ATGCAGCAAGCGATCGCGCTCGCTACCGAAAACGTCCTCTCCGGTCGCGGCGGTCCCTTCGGCGCGGTCATCGTGCGCGACGGCAAGGTCGTCGCCACCGGTGCCAACCAGGTCACCGCGACCAACGACCCCACCGCCCACGCCGAAGTCGTCGCCATCCGTAACGCTTGCACCACACTAGCGACCTTCCAGCTTCACGGCTGCCAGATCTACACCAGTTGCGAGCCCTGCCCCATGTGCCTCGCCGCCATCTACTGGGCTCACTGCGACGCCATCTTCTACGGCAACACCGCCGCCGATGCTGCCGACACCGGCTTCGACGACGGCATGCTTTACACCGAGATGACGCGCTCCCACGCCGACCGCCAGAAACCCATCACCATGCTCCTCCGCGACGAGGCACTCTCCAGCTTCGCCGCATGGAAGGCCCACGGCACACGCATCGACTACTGA
- a CDS encoding homoserine dehydrogenase — translation MATKKAPKKASPRTTLAPVTKVAILGFGTVGSSVARVLAAQKFPGIQLTHIFNRDVDRKRTSAAAKFVPKSVLWTESINDILRSDVDVVIELMGGLKPVELWLTKALTAGKSVVTANKQLIAYRGAALLKLAAKHKAQLVYNAAVAGGVPVIPGILQGLSGDQITRLSGIVNGTCNFILSRMENGAAYATVLADAQHAGYAETDPSADVDGYDARAKLCILSRIALHAELDPDTVATQTISTVEAIDFAYAKELNCTIRQVSRAELNGKAVHARVGPMLVPRSSPIAWSHGTQNMVVATGRFGGDTVFSGHGAGGEPTAVAVVSDLLAVAQGCTTVHLPVKKREVVSDFLAPHYLRFIVDDKPGIVSAIAGALSKVGANIDSILQRPGYPKHRLPFVVTTEPCLTSTIEQAIRSIARMDCMLEPPLCLQMLVADDKAEDVELPAGI, via the coding sequence ATGGCAACCAAAAAAGCTCCGAAGAAAGCATCACCCCGCACCACACTCGCACCCGTCACGAAGGTCGCGATCCTCGGCTTCGGTACTGTCGGTAGCTCAGTCGCCCGCGTCCTCGCCGCGCAGAAGTTCCCTGGCATCCAACTCACCCACATCTTCAATCGCGACGTCGACCGCAAGCGCACCTCCGCCGCCGCCAAGTTCGTCCCCAAGTCCGTCCTTTGGACCGAGTCGATCAACGATATCCTTCGCTCCGATGTAGACGTCGTCATCGAGCTAATGGGCGGTCTTAAGCCCGTCGAACTCTGGCTCACCAAGGCGCTCACCGCCGGCAAATCCGTAGTCACCGCCAACAAGCAGCTCATCGCCTACCGCGGAGCCGCCCTCCTCAAGCTCGCCGCGAAACACAAGGCGCAGCTCGTCTATAACGCCGCCGTCGCTGGCGGAGTGCCCGTCATCCCCGGTATCCTGCAGGGCCTCTCCGGCGACCAGATCACCCGCCTCTCCGGCATCGTCAACGGCACCTGTAACTTCATCCTCTCGCGCATGGAGAACGGCGCAGCCTACGCCACCGTCCTCGCCGACGCCCAGCACGCTGGGTATGCCGAGACCGACCCTTCCGCCGACGTCGACGGCTACGATGCCCGGGCCAAACTCTGCATCCTCTCCCGCATCGCTCTCCACGCCGAACTCGACCCCGACACCGTCGCCACCCAGACCATCTCCACTGTCGAAGCCATCGACTTCGCCTACGCCAAAGAACTCAACTGCACCATCCGCCAGGTCTCCCGCGCCGAACTCAACGGCAAGGCAGTCCACGCCCGCGTAGGCCCCATGCTCGTCCCCCGAAGCTCCCCCATCGCGTGGTCGCACGGTACGCAGAATATGGTCGTAGCCACCGGACGCTTCGGCGGCGACACCGTCTTCTCCGGCCATGGCGCAGGCGGCGAACCCACCGCAGTAGCCGTCGTCTCCGACCTCCTCGCCGTGGCCCAGGGCTGCACTACCGTTCACCTCCCCGTCAAAAAGCGCGAGGTCGTCAGCGACTTCCTCGCCCCCCATTACCTCCGCTTCATCGTCGACGACAAGCCCGGCATCGTCTCCGCCATCGCCGGTGCTCTCTCCAAGGTGGGCGCCAATATCGACTCCATCCTCCAGCGCCCCGGCTACCCTAAGCACCGCCTCCCCTTCGTCGTCACCACCGAGCCCTGTCTTACCTCAACCATCGAGCAGGCCATCCGCTCCATCGCCCGCATGGACTGCATGCTCGAGCCGCCCCTCTGCCTCCAGATGCTCGTAGCCGACGACAAAGCCGAAGACGTAGAGCTCCCCGCAGGTATCTAG
- a CDS encoding alkaline phosphatase family protein: MERPPYFALALAVALAFSPFTTQVQAQSLTPVITVPNPPNTAAQQAKHYVVLVSLDGFRYDYPQKYGAPHLQSMAAQGASAPQGMLPSYPSLTFPNHLSLVTGLYPEHHGIVANSFYDPSRDATYVYTQSKTNGDGSWYSGTPLWILAEQQGMRAACLFWPGSEAEIQGKRPSYYLKYDDKLDDQKRTDQVAAWLQLPPDQRPHFITLYYSNVDHAGHGYGPESEEVRAAVHHLDDMIGELRTKLAALELPIDLVVVADHGMITLKPDNIVLSDFADLTHFHTEGLSLYADPNDGEAAVTAYNEFKAHPDPRFSVYRRAEVPAALHFDSNPREGDPVIVPNGPYMIRAHASVAGAETRLGFLHGSHGFDPHTMPEMKAIFFATGPDIKPAVQLPTFENINVYPFIASMLGLTTPPIDGKLSVLAPALSTSSAQVRRGKNKARNPGSR; the protein is encoded by the coding sequence GTGGAGAGACCCCCGTATTTCGCCCTTGCCCTTGCAGTCGCCCTTGCCTTCAGCCCTTTCACCACGCAGGTTCAGGCCCAAAGCCTAACCCCCGTCATCACCGTTCCCAACCCTCCAAATACCGCCGCCCAGCAAGCCAAGCACTACGTAGTCCTCGTCTCACTCGACGGATTCCGCTACGACTATCCGCAGAAGTACGGCGCGCCCCATCTCCAGTCCATGGCCGCCCAGGGAGCCAGCGCCCCGCAAGGCATGCTCCCCTCGTACCCATCCCTTACCTTCCCCAATCACCTGAGCCTCGTCACCGGTCTCTACCCAGAACACCACGGCATCGTAGCCAACAGCTTCTACGATCCCTCCCGCGACGCCACTTACGTCTACACCCAGTCCAAGACCAACGGCGACGGAAGCTGGTACTCCGGCACCCCCCTCTGGATCCTCGCCGAGCAGCAGGGCATGCGCGCCGCCTGCCTCTTCTGGCCCGGCTCCGAGGCGGAGATCCAGGGCAAGCGACCCAGCTACTACCTCAAATACGACGACAAGTTAGACGACCAGAAGCGTACCGACCAAGTAGCCGCCTGGCTCCAGCTTCCCCCCGACCAGCGCCCCCACTTCATCACCCTCTACTACTCGAACGTCGACCACGCCGGCCACGGCTATGGCCCTGAATCGGAAGAGGTCCGCGCCGCCGTCCACCACCTCGACGACATGATCGGCGAGCTCCGGACCAAGCTCGCTGCCCTCGAACTACCCATCGACTTAGTCGTCGTTGCCGACCACGGCATGATCACCCTCAAGCCCGACAACATCGTCCTCTCCGACTTTGCCGACCTGACGCACTTCCACACCGAAGGCTTATCCCTCTACGCCGATCCGAACGACGGCGAGGCAGCCGTCACCGCCTACAACGAGTTCAAAGCCCACCCAGACCCGCGCTTCAGTGTCTACCGCCGCGCCGAAGTCCCCGCAGCCCTCCACTTCGACAGCAACCCCCGCGAAGGCGACCCGGTCATCGTCCCCAATGGCCCCTATATGATCCGCGCCCACGCCTCCGTAGCCGGTGCCGAGACCCGCCTCGGCTTCCTGCACGGCAGCCACGGTTTCGATCCCCACACCATGCCCGAGATGAAGGCCATCTTCTTCGCCACCGGCCCCGACATCAAGCCCGCCGTCCAACTCCCAACGTTCGAGAACATCAACGTCTACCCGTTCATCGCCAGCATGCTTGGCCTGACGACACCACCCATCGACGGAAAGCTGAGCGTCCTCGCGCCTGCTTTATCTACTTCTTCAGCTCAAGTAAGGCGCGGCAAAAATAAAGCTCGAAATCCAGGCTCGCGATGA
- the moeB gene encoding molybdopterin-synthase adenylyltransferase MoeB translates to MPVGTATELPKLTNDEIARYSRHLILPEVGMEGQQKLKAAKVLCVGTGGLGSPLALYLAAAGVGTLGLIDFDTVDDSNLQRQIIHSTSTVGMLKVDSAEIMLKGLNPKLNVVKYNTMLTSANALEIFKDFDIIADGTDNFQTRYLVNDACVLTDKPNVYGSIFRFEGQASVFATKEGPCYRCLYPEPPPPGLVPSCAEGGVLGILPGLVGVIQATEVIKLIIGIGEPLIGKLLLVDTLGMKFKTLKLRKNPECPVCGPNPTVTELIDYDQFCGITPPSGNGPLEVQQNKAVEDKAVVDGVPQISVETLKKKLDAKEDVLVLDVREPHEYAIVNIGGKLIPLGEVAQRSAELGDKDREIAVHCKSGARSQKASLALKQAGFTNVSNVSGGILAWADRIDTSLPKY, encoded by the coding sequence CTGCCGGTTGGCACGGCTACGGAGCTTCCGAAGCTGACCAATGATGAGATTGCGCGGTACTCGCGCCACCTTATCCTCCCTGAGGTTGGCATGGAAGGGCAGCAGAAGCTGAAGGCTGCGAAGGTGCTCTGCGTCGGCACTGGCGGCCTTGGATCGCCGCTGGCGCTCTATCTTGCGGCGGCTGGTGTTGGAACGCTCGGGCTGATCGACTTCGATACGGTCGATGACAGCAACCTGCAGCGTCAGATCATTCACTCGACAAGCACTGTCGGGATGCTTAAGGTCGATTCGGCAGAGATCATGCTGAAGGGCTTGAACCCGAAGCTCAATGTCGTGAAGTACAACACCATGCTGACCAGTGCGAATGCGCTTGAGATCTTCAAAGACTTCGACATCATCGCGGATGGCACGGACAACTTTCAGACGCGCTACCTCGTCAACGATGCCTGCGTACTGACGGATAAGCCTAATGTCTACGGGTCGATCTTCCGATTTGAGGGGCAAGCTAGCGTCTTCGCGACGAAGGAAGGTCCATGCTATCGGTGCCTTTACCCGGAGCCACCACCGCCGGGGCTGGTTCCCTCTTGTGCCGAAGGTGGCGTGCTCGGGATTCTGCCGGGGCTGGTTGGTGTGATCCAGGCAACCGAGGTCATCAAGCTGATTATCGGGATCGGCGAGCCGCTGATTGGCAAACTGCTGCTGGTAGACACGCTGGGGATGAAGTTTAAGACGCTGAAGCTTCGCAAGAACCCGGAGTGCCCGGTTTGCGGACCAAACCCCACTGTTACGGAGTTGATTGACTACGACCAGTTCTGCGGGATTACACCGCCGAGCGGCAATGGTCCACTTGAGGTGCAGCAGAACAAGGCAGTGGAGGATAAGGCCGTGGTCGATGGTGTTCCGCAGATTTCGGTTGAGACGTTGAAGAAGAAGCTTGATGCGAAGGAAGATGTTCTGGTGCTGGATGTGAGGGAGCCGCATGAGTATGCGATTGTGAACATCGGCGGCAAGCTGATTCCGCTTGGCGAAGTGGCGCAGCGGTCGGCGGAGCTTGGCGACAAGGATCGAGAGATCGCGGTGCATTGCAAATCCGGTGCCCGGTCGCAGAAGGCTTCACTTGCTTTGAAGCAGGCTGGCTTTACGAATGTCTCGAATGTGAGCGGCGGCATTCTGGCCTGGGCAGACCGGATCGACACGTCATTGCCAAAGTATTAG
- a CDS encoding M67 family metallopeptidase: MLRIHYSEYEALRAHGEETYPHECCGVLLGKAEAGVGNHVQQTVRAGNTRTDSAHNRYNIAPQELVKIQRQARGLGLDIVGFYHSHPDHPAQWSQTDIAEAHWLGCSYIITSVEKGSAQITNSFWLTGTNEDDKRFDDEAVQIDMAAKEDERGQA; the protein is encoded by the coding sequence ATGCTGCGAATTCACTACTCCGAGTACGAGGCGCTGCGGGCGCACGGCGAAGAGACCTATCCGCACGAGTGTTGTGGTGTGCTGCTCGGCAAGGCTGAGGCTGGTGTCGGCAATCACGTGCAGCAGACTGTGCGGGCGGGCAATACACGAACAGACTCAGCGCATAACCGCTACAACATCGCGCCGCAGGAGTTGGTGAAGATTCAGCGGCAGGCGCGCGGGCTAGGGCTGGATATTGTCGGGTTTTATCACTCGCACCCGGATCATCCAGCGCAGTGGTCGCAGACCGACATCGCTGAGGCCCATTGGCTGGGCTGCTCGTACATCATTACGAGCGTGGAAAAAGGCAGCGCACAGATCACGAACTCGTTTTGGCTGACAGGCACCAACGAGGACGACAAGCGTTTTGACGATGAAGCTGTCCAGATCGATATGGCGGCGAAGGAAGACGAAAGAGGACAGGCATGA
- a CDS encoding PLP-dependent cysteine synthase family protein, with protein MIATAKALGSSILERIGNTPLVRLERLTAHLPGVEILGKAEWANPGGSVKDRAASSIVTDAQRRGLLGNGRGLLDATSGNTGIAYAMLGAAMQFPVTLCMPSNVSVERKKYLSAYGAEVIWTDPADGSDGAIRKARELAADFPELYYYADQYSNDENWRAHYRTTGNEIWEQTEGQVTDFVAALGTSGTFMGTTRRLRELNPRIRCYSMQPDSPFNGLEGLKHMATAIVPKIYDPTLADENIEMATETAYKMVKHLGKHQGLLVGVSAAAAVAAAMEVGEQAVAEGREAVIVTILCDSAAKYMSERFWTEE; from the coding sequence ATGATCGCAACGGCCAAAGCGCTCGGTAGCAGCATCCTGGAACGTATCGGCAATACCCCACTGGTCCGCCTGGAGCGCCTGACGGCGCATCTGCCGGGCGTGGAGATCCTCGGTAAGGCTGAGTGGGCGAATCCCGGTGGGTCAGTAAAGGACCGTGCAGCCTCGTCGATTGTGACGGATGCGCAGCGGCGCGGGCTGCTCGGAAACGGACGCGGACTGCTCGATGCGACGAGCGGCAACACGGGAATTGCCTACGCTATGCTGGGTGCGGCGATGCAGTTCCCTGTGACGCTCTGCATGCCGTCGAATGTTTCGGTTGAGCGGAAGAAGTACCTTTCGGCGTACGGGGCCGAGGTGATTTGGACTGATCCGGCGGATGGCTCGGATGGAGCCATCCGGAAGGCGCGCGAGTTGGCGGCGGACTTTCCTGAGCTTTATTACTATGCGGATCAGTATTCGAACGATGAGAACTGGCGGGCGCACTACCGCACGACTGGCAACGAGATCTGGGAGCAGACCGAGGGCCAGGTGACGGACTTCGTGGCGGCGCTTGGAACGAGCGGGACTTTTATGGGCACGACGCGCCGGCTACGAGAGTTGAACCCGCGGATTCGGTGCTACTCGATGCAGCCCGATTCGCCGTTCAACGGGCTCGAAGGCCTTAAGCACATGGCTACGGCGATTGTGCCAAAGATTTACGACCCGACACTGGCGGACGAGAATATCGAGATGGCCACCGAGACCGCTTACAAAATGGTGAAGCACCTTGGAAAGCACCAGGGGTTGTTGGTCGGTGTGTCGGCTGCGGCTGCTGTTGCGGCAGCGATGGAGGTCGGGGAGCAGGCAGTCGCTGAAGGGCGCGAGGCGGTGATTGTGACGATTCTCTGCGACTCAGCGGCGAAGTATATGAGTGAACGATTCTGGACGGAGGAGTAG
- a CDS encoding superinfection immunity protein — translation MITLLVLVSLYFLPTIVAAQRGRGAGVLVLNLFFGWTVIGWFALLLWALLSRPRCVYYPVPYGKVVYDRRYL, via the coding sequence ATGATCACGTTGCTTGTTCTTGTATCGCTTTACTTCCTTCCAACCATTGTGGCAGCGCAACGCGGCCGTGGGGCGGGAGTTCTGGTGTTGAACTTATTTTTTGGCTGGACCGTGATCGGATGGTTCGCCTTGCTGCTCTGGGCGCTGCTCTCCAGACCGCGCTGCGTTTACTATCCGGTTCCATATGGCAAGGTTGTATACGATCGTCGCTATCTCTAG
- the rsmI gene encoding 16S rRNA (cytidine(1402)-2'-O)-methyltransferase translates to MDVPSEVQDKPLAPGLYLVATPIGNLEDMTLRGLRVLRSVDRIACEDTRQTQKLLHHFGIKTPTVSYHMHNEVSRAEELTAELLAGGRIAVVSDAGTPGIADPGGQIAAAAIAAGVPVFPVPGANAAISGLIASGLPTERFTFHGFLPAKEGARKTALEALVRDGGTHVFYEAPHRIVDSLADVETTFGAVQHVVIGRELTKLHEEFLRGPVGEMRATLVARASVRGEIVLMFALAGTSSEASEAKGSIAAEVAAVMKAEGIGEMDALKRVARERGIGKSVAYRELQREQNRRR, encoded by the coding sequence ATGGACGTTCCTTCTGAAGTTCAAGATAAACCGCTCGCGCCGGGGCTTTACCTGGTGGCGACGCCGATTGGGAATCTGGAGGACATGACGCTGCGGGGGCTGCGAGTGCTGCGGTCCGTAGACAGGATTGCGTGCGAGGATACCCGGCAGACACAGAAGCTTCTGCATCACTTCGGAATCAAGACACCGACGGTCAGCTATCACATGCATAACGAGGTGAGCCGCGCGGAGGAGCTGACGGCGGAGTTGCTGGCAGGTGGGCGGATCGCTGTGGTGAGCGATGCGGGCACCCCGGGGATCGCCGATCCGGGCGGGCAGATTGCGGCGGCGGCGATTGCGGCGGGGGTGCCGGTCTTTCCGGTGCCAGGAGCCAATGCCGCGATAAGTGGCCTGATTGCGAGTGGATTGCCGACGGAGCGGTTCACCTTCCACGGCTTTCTGCCCGCGAAGGAGGGGGCGCGGAAGACGGCGCTTGAAGCATTGGTGCGAGATGGGGGGACTCACGTCTTCTACGAGGCTCCGCACCGGATTGTGGATAGCCTGGCAGATGTCGAGACGACGTTTGGCGCGGTCCAGCACGTGGTGATCGGGCGCGAACTGACGAAACTGCATGAGGAGTTTCTGCGCGGACCTGTTGGGGAGATGCGGGCAACGCTGGTGGCGCGGGCAAGTGTCCGTGGGGAGATTGTGCTGATGTTTGCGCTGGCGGGTACTTCTTCTGAGGCCTCGGAGGCCAAGGGGAGCATTGCTGCGGAGGTTGCGGCGGTGATGAAGGCTGAGGGCATTGGAGAGATGGACGCTCTGAAGCGGGTGGCGCGGGAGCGTGGCATCGGGAAGAGCGTGGCGTATCGGGAGTTGCAGCGGGAGCAGAACCGGCGGCGGTAG
- a CDS encoding site-2 protease family protein: protein MRGWSFPVGRFLGVDVRIHIFFLILLALSVSYASTLGATGGRGFGLWLLLLLAVAVREVARAFGAAWWGLKVRAILLLPTGGLMTYQSNEATERAATLAMQRRMALIGPVANILFGLTIAALVMTLTPQVNLIERPWVTPAHLLRALVWVNILLGLVNLLPAVPLDGGRVFRGEFAKAYGGIKGVRAAAGVGQIVAFALMLGGLFFANIWLTMIGAFVLIGAHMEDSGMLLQSDNDSVKMRDVMMTEFSTLSASDTLEDAMQRSIHTLQDVFPVVRGVSIVGAVSRQVIVDALQSDGNGYVQGVMTKSFQTAHPNDSLVKTLRRVMAGQGAQLLPVLEGERVVGIITPQNLAHSIGMLNQSRKGRPAE, encoded by the coding sequence ATGCGTGGGTGGTCGTTCCCGGTTGGCAGATTTCTCGGCGTGGATGTACGCATCCATATTTTCTTTCTGATCCTGCTGGCGCTGTCGGTGAGCTATGCCTCGACGCTGGGGGCAACTGGTGGACGGGGCTTTGGACTGTGGCTCCTGCTGTTGCTGGCGGTGGCGGTTCGCGAGGTCGCTCGGGCGTTTGGAGCGGCATGGTGGGGACTCAAGGTACGAGCGATTCTGCTGCTGCCGACCGGTGGCCTGATGACCTACCAGAGCAATGAGGCTACGGAGCGGGCGGCGACGCTTGCGATGCAACGCCGCATGGCGCTAATCGGGCCTGTGGCCAACATTCTCTTTGGCCTGACGATTGCCGCGTTGGTGATGACCCTTACGCCCCAGGTGAATCTGATCGAACGGCCCTGGGTGACTCCGGCGCACCTTCTAAGGGCGCTGGTCTGGGTCAATATCCTGCTTGGGCTGGTGAACCTGCTGCCTGCGGTGCCGCTCGATGGCGGACGGGTGTTTCGCGGGGAGTTTGCCAAGGCCTACGGCGGCATCAAGGGCGTACGGGCAGCGGCGGGCGTGGGGCAGATTGTTGCGTTTGCCCTGATGTTGGGCGGCCTGTTCTTCGCAAATATCTGGTTGACCATGATTGGTGCATTTGTGCTGATTGGCGCGCATATGGAAGATTCTGGAATGCTGCTTCAGAGCGATAACGACTCCGTGAAGATGCGCGACGTGATGATGACGGAGTTCAGCACGCTGTCGGCGTCGGACACGCTGGAGGATGCGATGCAGCGTTCCATCCACACACTGCAGGACGTGTTTCCGGTGGTGCGTGGCGTGAGTATCGTAGGGGCGGTGTCGCGGCAGGTAATCGTGGACGCGCTGCAGAGCGACGGCAACGGGTATGTGCAGGGTGTGATGACGAAGTCGTTCCAGACGGCGCATCCGAATGACTCGCTGGTGAAGACGCTGCGACGGGTGATGGCGGGGCAAGGGGCGCAATTATTGCCGGTGCTCGAGGGCGAGCGCGTGGTCGGGATTATCACGCCGCAGAACCTGGCTCACTCGATCGGCATGCTGAACCAGAGCCGCAAAGGCCGACCGGCGGAGTAG
- the rsmD gene encoding 16S rRNA (guanine(966)-N(2))-methyltransferase RsmD: MRYCVPHPAASSSLRYHSTIETMRVIAGTYRSRLLLAPKGTETRPTSDRLRETLFNVIASNIAGCRFVDLYAGTGAVGIEAISRGALHVWFAENAEPAMASIRANLAALKITHGFTLEERGVGAMLQRLGKTGQLMDVVYLDPPYEASDEYEGTLNFLGSARGRVLLTSNAIVVAEHNSKTPLAARYGALHYTRTKKQGDASLSFYAFPPPDNGDAPAEGTEDGD; this comes from the coding sequence ATGCGCTATTGCGTTCCGCACCCGGCAGCAAGCAGTTCGCTACGCTACCACAGTACGATAGAAACAATGCGCGTCATCGCCGGTACTTACCGCTCCCGCCTCCTCCTCGCCCCCAAGGGCACTGAAACCCGTCCCACCAGTGACCGCCTTCGCGAGACACTCTTCAACGTGATCGCGTCAAACATCGCGGGTTGCCGCTTCGTCGACCTCTACGCCGGCACCGGTGCCGTCGGCATCGAGGCCATCAGCCGCGGCGCGCTCCACGTCTGGTTTGCTGAGAACGCTGAACCAGCCATGGCCTCCATCCGCGCCAACCTCGCCGCCCTCAAGATCACCCACGGCTTCACTCTTGAAGAGCGCGGTGTCGGAGCGATGCTTCAGCGCCTCGGCAAGACCGGCCAACTCATGGATGTCGTCTACCTCGACCCACCCTACGAAGCCTCCGACGAGTATGAAGGCACCCTCAACTTCCTTGGCAGCGCCCGAGGCCGCGTCCTTCTCACCTCCAACGCCATCGTCGTCGCCGAGCACAACAGCAAGACTCCTCTCGCCGCCCGCTACGGAGCCCTCCACTACACCCGCACCAAGAAACAAGGCGACGCCTCCCTCTCCTTCTACGCCTTCCCGCCGCCAGATAACGGCGACGCTCCCGCAGAAGGCACTGAAGACGGTGACTAG
- a CDS encoding M28 family peptidase — MTLKRPFATALLLSLPLVAQTPAQTDWDAAGAKWWAHVQYLASDDLKGRLPGTPGFELATQYVVAQFKAIGLKPAGGDGYLQPIKFLSEKIDTAKSSVEIEAAGKKMKLAIGEEINLSAHVSGTAAVDAPLVFIGYGLRLPNKRMDDYPGLDLRGKVVVLYNGAPARLQGPLRAYSRMPGQRWKALKAAGVIGMIAINPPRPLPGPAPVPGATPAAAPATPRPAARPTILFADSSMDTLEGMRLNATMLPKDADKLLSVSGHTMAELQPLIDAGKPLPTFAMNATIHAMTATEQNPAIDTHNVVGELEGSDSKLKHEYIVISAHLDHLGVGRPVKGDAIYNGAMDNASGVASVIETAKLIAAGPRPKRSILFIALTGEEMGELGSAYFATKPTVDKAHVVADLNMDMFLPLFPLRYLEVQGLGESTLGNDARAVGQLNDVEVQFEKQPEENRFIRSDQVNFVAQGIPALAFKFGWTPDSPEMKTFNDWVKTRYHQPSDDLEQPIDKAAAAQFDSYLAQLAVRVANTAQRPAWYPESSFATK; from the coding sequence CACCGCCCTGCTGCTCTCGCTCCCTCTTGTTGCCCAGACGCCAGCCCAGACGGATTGGGATGCCGCAGGCGCGAAGTGGTGGGCGCATGTGCAATATCTTGCCAGCGATGATCTGAAGGGCAGGCTGCCGGGAACGCCCGGGTTCGAGCTCGCGACGCAATATGTTGTCGCGCAGTTCAAGGCGATTGGGCTGAAGCCCGCTGGCGGTGACGGTTATCTGCAGCCGATAAAATTCCTGTCTGAGAAGATCGATACGGCAAAGTCGAGCGTCGAGATAGAGGCGGCAGGCAAGAAGATGAAGCTGGCTATCGGCGAAGAGATCAACTTGAGTGCTCATGTTTCAGGCACAGCCGCGGTGGACGCTCCGCTGGTGTTTATCGGCTATGGCTTGCGGCTTCCGAACAAGCGCATGGACGACTATCCCGGACTTGATCTGCGCGGTAAGGTCGTCGTGCTCTACAACGGTGCGCCTGCACGGCTGCAAGGGCCGCTGCGGGCTTACTCCCGGATGCCGGGACAGCGATGGAAGGCCCTGAAGGCTGCGGGCGTGATCGGGATGATTGCAATCAATCCGCCACGACCGCTGCCTGGACCGGCTCCGGTTCCCGGTGCGACTCCGGCGGCTGCTCCAGCAACTCCTCGCCCAGCGGCTCGTCCGACGATTCTGTTTGCGGACTCGTCGATGGACACGCTTGAGGGCATGCGCCTGAATGCGACGATGCTGCCGAAGGATGCGGACAAGCTGCTGAGCGTTTCCGGCCACACTATGGCGGAGCTGCAGCCGCTGATCGATGCGGGCAAGCCGCTGCCGACCTTTGCAATGAATGCGACGATCCATGCGATGACGGCTACCGAGCAGAATCCTGCGATTGATACCCATAACGTGGTCGGTGAGCTTGAGGGTTCGGACTCGAAGCTCAAGCATGAGTACATCGTCATCAGCGCGCACCTTGATCATCTTGGCGTGGGGCGGCCGGTGAAGGGCGATGCAATCTACAACGGGGCGATGGACAACGCCTCTGGCGTTGCGTCGGTGATCGAGACGGCGAAGCTGATTGCTGCCGGGCCGCGTCCGAAGCGATCGATTCTCTTCATCGCGCTTACGGGCGAGGAGATGGGCGAGCTTGGTTCGGCCTACTTCGCGACCAAGCCGACGGTCGATAAGGCGCATGTTGTCGCCGACCTGAACATGGATATGTTTTTGCCCCTATTTCCGCTGCGCTACCTTGAGGTGCAGGGGCTTGGCGAGTCGACGCTGGGCAACGATGCGCGAGCTGTGGGTCAATTGAATGATGTTGAGGTGCAGTTTGAAAAGCAGCCGGAGGAGAACCGTTTTATCCGCTCGGACCAGGTGAACTTTGTGGCACAGGGTATTCCGGCGCTGGCCTTCAAGTTCGGCTGGACACCGGATTCACCCGAGATGAAGACCTTCAACGATTGGGTGAAAACGCGCTATCACCAGCCTTCGGACGATCTGGAGCAGCCGATCGACAAGGCGGCAGCGGCACAGTTCGATAGCTATCTCGCGCAGCTTGCGGTGCGGGTGGCGAATACGGCGCAACGACCTGCGTGGTATCCGGAGAGTTCATTCGCTACGAAGTAA